In the Choloepus didactylus isolate mChoDid1 chromosome 5, mChoDid1.pri, whole genome shotgun sequence genome, one interval contains:
- the LOC119534869 gene encoding LOW QUALITY PROTEIN: mothers against decapentaplegic homolog 5-like (The sequence of the model RefSeq protein was modified relative to this genomic sequence to represent the inferred CDS: inserted 1 base in 1 codon; deleted 1 base in 1 codon) yields MMSVASLFSFTSPAVKRLLGWKQGDGEENWAEKAVDALVNKLKKKNGAMEELEKALSSPGQPSKWVTIPRXFDGHLQVSHRKGLSHIIYCHVWPWPDLQSHHELKPFNIYEFPFGSKQKEVCINPYHCKRVESPVLPPVLVPRRNEFHTQHSLLVQFRNLSHNEPRMPQNVTFPDSFHQPNNTPFPLLPNSPYTPPPASSTYPNSPSSSGPGSPFQLPADTPPPAYMAPDDQMGQDNSQPMDTSNNMIPQITPSVSSRDVQPVAYEEPKHWCSIVYYELNNRVGGAFHASSTSVLVDGFADPSNNKSRFCLGLLSNVNRNSTIENTRWHIGKGVRLCYVGGEVYAECLSDSSIFVQSRNCNFHHDFRPTTVCKIPSSYSLKIFNNQEFAQLLAQSVNHGFEAIYELTKMCTIRMSFVKYWGAECHNQQDVTSTPCWIHLHGHLQLLDEVLTQMGSPLNPISSVS; encoded by the exons ATGATGTCAGTGGCCAGCTTGTTTTCTTTTACTAGTCCAGCAGTAAAGCGATTGTTGGGCTGGAAACAAGGTGATGGGGAGGAGAACTGGGCAGAAAAGGCAGTAGATGCTTTGGTGAataagctaaaaaagaaaaatggtgccATGGAGGAACTGGAGAAAGCCTTGAGCAGTCCAGGACAGCCGAGCAAATGGGTCACTATTCCCA CCTTTGATGGACACCTGCAAGTTTCTCACAGAAAAGGCCTATCCCACATTATATATTGCCATGTTTGGCCCTGGCCTGACTTGCAGAGTCATCATGAGCTAAAGCCATtcaatatttatgaatttccttTTGGATCTAAGCAAAAAGAAGTTTGTATCAACCCATACCACTGTAAGAGAGTGGAGAGTCCAGTTTTACCTCCAGTATTAGTGCCTCGTCGTAATGAATTTCATACACAACACAGCCTTCTGGTTCAGTTTAGGAACCTGAGCCACAATGAACCACGCATGCCACAAAATGTCACGTTTCCAGATTCTTTCCACCAGCCCAACAACACTCCTTTTCCCTTGTTGCCAAATAGCCCTTACACCCCTCCCCCTGCTAGCAGTACATATCCCAACTCCCCATCAAGTTCTGGACCAGGAAGTCCTTTTCAGCTCCCAGCTGATACTCCTCCTCCTGCCTATATGGCACCTGATGATCAGATGGGTCAAGATAATTCCCAGCCTATGGATACAAGCAATAACATGATTCCTCAGATTACGCCCAGTGTATCCAGCAGAGATGTTCAGCCTGTTGCTTATGAAGAGCCCAAGCATTGGTGTTCGATTGTCTACTATGAATTAAACAATCGTGTTGGTGGAGCTTTTCATGCGTCTTCTACTAGTGTATTAGTAGATGGATTCGCAGATCCTTCAAATAACAAAAGTAGATTCTGCTTGGGATTGTTGTCAAATGTTAATCGTAATTCGACAATTGAAAATACTAGGTGGCATATTGGAAAAGGTGTCCGTCTGTGCTATGTTGGTGGGGAGGTGTATGCAGAGTGCCTCAGTGACAGCAGCATATTTGTACAGAGTAGGAACTGCAACTTTCATCATGACTTTCGTCCTACTACCGTATGTAAGATTCCCAGCAGCTATAGCCTCAAAATTTTTAACAATCAGGAGTTTGCTCAGCTTCTGGCTCAGTCTGTCAACCATGGGTTTGAGGCTATATATGAGCTCACCAAAATGTGTACCATTCGAATGAGTTTTGTCAAGTACTGGGGAGCAGAATGTCAC AACCAACAGGATGTTACCAGCACCCCATGTTGGATTCATCTTCATGGGCATCTTCAGTTGCTGGATGAAGTCCTCACCCAGATGGGTTCACCTTTGAACCCCATATCTTCTGTTTCATAG